From Silurus meridionalis isolate SWU-2019-XX chromosome 14, ASM1480568v1, whole genome shotgun sequence, a single genomic window includes:
- the LOC124396323 gene encoding uncharacterized protein LOC124396323 produces MLTVFGFLLMFYVAASGLQSEDPVVCRFTENDTCYVARGQQVHLPIPPVEGFSLLIGNRAILRFRKNTNTPTPNPSRWLFVKENNTMILTSAEWSDSGTYTLETFDAGGTSKGKYTLQIYMKDLTLVILSSVCASLIVLAVLAFFVYKKRHRLRNKQEPSQNGKDSYTQVLRLTPKRTVTNPSAAQAPNEDVKNTYPSQRNQEKREEEVPYTELMFNTPSQEKNEISNEQDKCVYSQIQYGP; encoded by the exons ATGCTGACCGTATTCGGGTTCTTGCTGATGTTCTATGTTGCTGCTTCAG GTTTGCAGTCTGAGGATCCTGTTGTCTGTAGATTTACTGAAAATGATACATGCTATGTAGCTCGGGGACAGCAAGTTCACCTGCCAATCCCGCCGGTGGAAGGGTTTAGCCTACTTATTGGAAATCGTGCCATTTTAAGatttagaaaaaacacaaacacaccaacaccaaATCCCTCGAGATGGCTGTTTGTTAAAGAGAATAATACTATGATACTAACCAGTGCAGAGTGGAGCGACTCTGGAACATACACTTTAGAAACCTTTGATGCAGGAGGAACCTCAAAAGGCAAATATACTCTCCAGATATACATGAAAG ATTTAACTCTGGTTATCCTGAGCTCGGTTTGTGCGAGTCTCATTGTACTAGCAGTCTTAGCGTTCTTTGTGTACAAGAAGAGACATCGCCTGAGAAACAAACAAG aaccTTCTCAGAATGGCAAGGACAGTTACACACAGGTCTTACGTTTAACCCCAAAAAGGACAGTGACAAACCCAAGTGCAG CCCAAGCTCCGAACGAGGACGTGAAGAACACTTATCCCAGCCAGAGGAACcaggagaagagagaggaggaagtgCCCTACACCGAACTGATGTTTAACACTCCTTCACAAGAAAAAAACGAGATTTCCAATGAGCAAGACAAGTGTGTGTACTCACAGATCCAATATGGTCCGTGA
- the srp72 gene encoding signal recognition particle subunit SRP72, with the protein MASGAGSVASLWTEVNRCGQNGDFTRALKAVNKILHENKDDVTALRCKIVCLIQTGGFKEALNVINTHTKSLTSETIGFEKAYCEYRLNRVESALKTIEAIPEQTDKVKELYGQVLYRLERYTECESVYKDLIRNSQDEYEEERKTNLTAVQAARSTWEKATPENLGLPESTYELCYNAACNLIGRGKLAQAMKKLQEAEELCRISLAEDSDMTEEDIDSELAVIHSQMAFVMQLQGRTEDALQLYNQVIKLKPSDVGLLAVTANNIITINKDQNVFDSKKKVKLMSAEGVEYKLAKKQLQAIDFNKALLAMYTNQADQCRKLSANLQSQNPGHPQPVLIQVAQLCREKQHSKAMELLQCFSEKHPESASGIKLTMAQLYLTQGHVTKACDILRSIEEFRHKPGMVSALVTMYTHEEDIDSAIDVFTQTIQYYRTKQPSSPVHLSLIREAANFKLRYGRKKECITDLEQLWKQNPKDVHTLAQLISAYSLVDQDKAKALSKHLPSADTMSFNIDVDALENSHGATNVRKKAAKVVGENPPKEQGQVDIKKKKKKKKGKLPKNCDPKSTPDPERWLPMRERSYYRGRKKGKKKEQVGRGTQGATSGGAAELDASKTASSPPTSPRPGSGTGSAPNVVPPRQQKPAAPGATRKKVPQKKKKGGKGGW; encoded by the exons ATGGCGAGCGGTGCGGGGTCTGTAGCGTCGTTGTGGACCGAAGTGAACCGCTGCGGACAAAATGGCGACTTCACGAGAGCGCTCAAGGCAGTCAACAAGA TTCTTCACGAGAATAAGGACGACGTGACGGCGCTGCGCTGTAAAATCGTGTGCCTCATTCAGACCGGAGGCTTCAAAGAGGCGCTCAACGTCATCAACACCCACACCAAGTCGCTCACGAG TGAGACGATCGGGTTCGAGAAGGCGTACTGCGAGTACCGGCTGAACCGAGTGGAGAGCGCTCTCAAGACCATCGAGGCAATCCCCGAGCAGACGGACAAAGTCAAAGAGCTTTACGGTCAAGTG ctgtacaGGCTGGAGCGGTACACAGAGTGTGAATCAGTGTATAAAGACTTGATCAGAAACTCCCAGGATGAGTACgaggaggaaagaaagacaaaccTCACCGCAGTGCAGGCCGCACGGAGCACCTGGGAGAAGGCGACACCC GAGAACCTGGGGCTGCCCGAGAGCACGTACGAGCTTTGCTACAACGCCGCGTGCAACCTGATCGGCAGAGGCAAACTCGCTCAGGCCATGAAAAAACTCCAGGAAGCCGAAG AGCTGTGTAGAATATCTCTGGCAGAAGACTCG gacATGACCGAGGAGGATATAGACTCTGAGCTGGCAGTGATCCACTCTCAGATGGCCTTCGTCATGCAGCTCCAAGGCAGGACCGAGGACGCGCTGCAGCTTTATAACCAAGTCATCAAACTGAA GCCGTCTGATGTGGGTCTACTAGCGGTCACTGCCAataacatcatcaccatcaacaaG GACCAAAACGTGTTCGACTCCAAGAAGAAGGTGAAGCTGATGAGCGCCGAGGGGGTGGAATACAAACTGGCCAAGAAGCAGCTCCAAGCCATCGACTTTAACAAAGCGCTGCTCGCCATGTACACAAACCAG GCTGATCAGTGCAGAAAGTTGTCGGCGAACCTGCAGTCACAGAACCCTGGACACCCACAGCCAGTTCTCATCCAGGTCGCTCAGCTCTGTCGGGAGAAACAGCACAGCAAGGCCATGGAGCTGCTGCAG tgTTTTTCAGAAAAGCATCCAGAAAGCGCCTCTGGAATCAAACTGACTATGGCACAACTCTATCTGACCCAAG GCCACGTGACTAAAGCCTGCGACATTCTGAGGTCGATAGAGGAGTTTAGGCACAAACCAGGAATG GTTTCCGCTCTGGTGACTATGTATACCCATGAAGAGGACATTGACAGTGCGATTGATGTCTTCACCCAAACCATCCAGTATTATAGAACAAAACAG CCCAGCTCCCCAGTACACCTCTCTCTCATTCGTGAAGCGGCAAATTTTAAGCTCCGTTACGGCAGAAAGAAGGAGTGCATCACCGACCTGGAGCAGCTCTGGAAACAAAACCCGAAAGACGTGCACACGTTGGCGCAGCTCATCTCCGCCTACTCGCTCGTGGATCAAGACAAGGCCAAAGC GCTCAGTAAGCATCTGCCCTCTGCTGACACCATGTCTTTTAACATCGACGTGGACGCGCTGGAGAACTCTCATGGAGCCACGAACGTCAGGAAAAAAGCAGCCAAAGTTGTGGGCGAAAACCCGCCCAAGGAACAGGG cCAAGTGGacattaaaaagaagaagaaaaagaagaaag GCAAACTACCCAAGAACTGCGACCCCAAATCGACTCCTGACCCCGAGCGCTGGCTGCCTATGCGAGAGCGCTCGTACTACCGCGGGAGGAAAAAGGGCAAGAAGAAGGAGCAGGTGGGAAGAGGAACTCAGGGAGCGACGTCGGGCGGCGCAGCAGAACT GGACGCCAGCAAAACAGCAAGCAGCCCCCCGACGTCCCCTCGACCCGGGTCTGGCACCGGCTCCGCCCCCAACGTCGTGCCCCCACGGCAACAGAAACCCGCCGCCCCCGGAGCGACACGTAAAAAAGTCCcgcagaagaaaaagaagggcGGAAAAGGAGGATGGTAG